One window of the Vigna radiata var. radiata cultivar VC1973A chromosome 1, Vradiata_ver6, whole genome shotgun sequence genome contains the following:
- the LOC106767496 gene encoding steroid 5-alpha-reductase DET2-like, with the protein MVMSVLLSFMFPPPPSLVVSGLTVISFLILVTSFLSEIRGKHLNYSKFWNSNPSAQKQIKLSSKAGMLLLYTPAFLAGLASFWIFPPQSLRSIILQSAVTFHFFKRVFEVLFIHKYSGGMTLESAIPITLSYFLSAATMTYAQNLTNGLPEPAMNLLYPGVVVFVVAIIGNFYHHYLLSNLRGEGEKEYKIPKGGLFGVVICPHYLFEITVFYGIFFISQTLYAFSFAIGTNLYLLGRSYSTRKWYVSKFEDFPKSVKAVIPFVF; encoded by the exons ATGGTGATGTCTGTTTTGTTGAGCTTCATGTTCCCACCGCCACCTTCTCTGGTGGTTTCAGGGTTGACAGTGATAAGCTTCCTGATACTTGTGACTTCTTTCCTGTCAGAAATTAGAGGGAAGCATTTGAACTATTCCAAGTTTTGGAATTCTAATCCCTCTGCACAAAAGCAGATCAAGTTGTCAAGTAAAGCTGGCATGCTTCTCTTGTACACTCCTGCTTTCCTTGCTGGCCTTGCATCCTTCTGGATCTTTCCTCCTCAAAGTTTGAGGTCCATCATCCTTCAATCTGCTGTTactttccatttcttcaagaGGGTCTTTGAG GTTCTGTTTATTCACAAATATAGTGGAGGCATGACTCTTGAATCTGCAATCCCCATCACTCTGAGTTATTTCCTATCAGCAGCAACCATGACCTATGCTCAAAACCTTACAAATGGCCTTCCAGAGCCAGCAATGAATCTGTTGTATCCTGGCGTTGTGGTTTTTGTGGTAGCCATCATTGGCAACTTCTACCACCACTACCTGCTATCCAACTTGAGGGGAGAGGGTGAAAAGGAGTACAAGATTCCAAAGGGTGGCCTTTTTGGGGTTGTGATCTGCCCCCATTACCTCTTTGAGATCACTGTGTTTTATGGAATCTTCTTCATTTCTCAGACACTATATGCATTCTCTTTCGCTATAGGCACTAATTTGTACTTGCTGGGTAGGAGTTACTCCACTAGGAAATGGTATGTTTCCAAGTTTGAAGATTTTCCTAAGAGTGTTAAGGCTGTCATACCATTCGTCTTCTAA
- the LOC106763737 gene encoding very-long-chain enoyl-CoA reductase: protein MVMSTFLSFIFPPPPSLVVSTMSVISLVSLANTGLSEIRGKHLNYSKFWNVNPSSEKQIKLSSKAGMLLLYTPAFLAGLASFWIFPHEGLRSTLLQSAVTLHFFKRDFEVLFIHKYSGGMLLDSAIPITLSYFLSAATMVYAQHLTQGLPEPPINLLYPGIVMFVIGIIGNFYHHYLLSNLRAKGEKEYKIPKGGLFGIVICPHYLFEIIQFYGVTFISQTLYAFCFTLGTTFYLLGRSYTTRKWYLSKFEDFPKNVKAIIPFVF from the exons ATGGTGATGTCTACCTTTCTGAGCTTCATCTTCCCGCCGCCTCCTTCTCTGGTGGTTTCTACCATGTCAGTGATAAGCCTCGTCTCACTGGCAAATACTGGTTTGTCAGAAATTAGAGGGAAGCATTTGAACTATTCCAAGTTTTGGAATGTTAACCCTTCTTCGGAAAAGCAGATAAAGTTGTCAAGTAAAGCTGGAATGCTTCTGTTATACACTCCTGCTTTTCTTGCTGGCCTTGCTTCCTTCTGGATCTTTCCTCATGAAGGTCTCAGATCCACCCTCCTTCAATCTGCGGTTACTCTGCATTTCTTCAAGAGGGACTTTGAG GTTCTGTTTATTCACAAATATAGTGGCGGCATGCTTCTTGATTCTGCAATCCCCATCACTCTGAGTTATTTCCTATCAGCTGCGACTATGGTCTATGCTCAACACTTAACACAAGGGCTTCCAGAACCACCAATCAATCTGCTGTATCCTGGCATTGTGATGTTTGTGATTGGCATCATTGGCAACTTCTACCACCACTACCTTCTGTCCAATTTGAGGGCAAAGGGTGAGAAGGAGTACAAGATTCCAAAGGGTGGCTTGTTTGGGATTGTGATATGCCCCCACTACCTTTTTGagattattcaattttatgGGGTCACCTTCATTTCTCAGACACTATATGCATTCTGTTTCACTTTAGGCACTACTTTCTACTTGCTAGGTAGGAGTTATACAACTAGGAAATGGTATCTTTCTAAGTTTGAGGATTTCCCTAAGAATGTTAAGGCTATCATCCCATTTGTCTTCTAG
- the LOC106759945 gene encoding sugar transport protein 10-like, with protein sequence MVGGASXTLENGRQYESKITLFVLVTCFVAAMGGLLFGYDLGITGGVTSMEPFLLKFFPSVYKKMKDESLHENESLHESQYCKFDNELLTLFTSSLYLAALVASFFASTTTRMMGRKTSMFAGGLFFLVGALLNGFAVNIEMLIIGRLLLGFGVGYCNQSVPVYLSEXAPTSIRGALNIGFQMMITIGILVANLINYGTGKLEYGWRISLGAGAVPAIMLCVGSLFLGDTPNSLIERGKKEEAMKMLQKIRGMDNVDEEFQDLVNATRAAKDVEHPWKNITKPKYRPQLTFCSLIPFFQQFTGINVIMFYAPVLFKTLGFGNDTSLMSSVITGGVNVVATFVSIFSVDKFGRRILFLEGGIQMLICQLAVGIMIALKFGVSGEGYFTNGEASLLLFFICAYVAAYAWSWGPLGWLVPSEICSLEVRSAGQGTNVAVNMLFTFVIAQVFLTMLCHLKFGLFFFFAGFVLIMTIFVALLLPETRNIQIEEMNQVWKSHWFWGKFIPDDVATDGHPRMTTV encoded by the exons atGGTAGGTGGAGCTTCTNCTACTCTAGAAAATGGAAGACAATATGAAAGTAAGATCACATTATTCGTGTTGGTCACATGTTTTGTAGCAGCCATGGGCGGTCTACTCTTTGGTTATGATCTTGGAATCACGGGAGGAGTGACTTCCATGGAACCATTCTTATTAAAATTCTTTCCgagtgtttataaaaaaatgaaagatgagtCTCTCCATGAAA atgagtCTCTCCATGAAAGTCAATACTGCAAATTTGACAACGAACTCCTTACTTTGTTCACCTCTTCTTTATATCTTGCTGCCCTGGTAGCTTCTTTCTTTGCTTCCACCACCACAAGAATGATGGGACGCAAGACCTCAATGTTTGCAGGTGGTTTATTCTTCCTTGTTGGTGCGTTGTTGAACGGTTTTGCAGTCAATATTGAAATGCTCATCATAGGTCGATTATTACTTGGTTTTGGTGTTGGATATTGTAATCAG TCTGTACCGGTCTACTTGTCTGAAATNGCTCCAACATCGATAAGAGGTGCACTTAACATTGGATTTCAAATGATGATCACAATTGGCATATTGGTTGCAAACCTTATTAATTACGGCACTGGAAAACTAGAATATGGTTGGAGAATTTCTTTAGGTGCTGGTGCAGTTCCTGCAATCATGCTATGTGTAGGATCTCTTTTCTTAGGTGACACCCCTAACTCCTTAATCGAAAGAggtaaaaaagaagaagctatGAAAATGTTGCAAAAGATTCGTGGCATGGATAATGTTGACGAGGAGTTCCAAGACCTCGTTAATGCGACTAGAGCAGCCAAAGATGTAGAACATCCATGGAAGAAcattacaaaaccaaaatacaGACCTCAACTCACTTTTTGCTCTCTAATTCCCTTTTTCCAACAATTCACTGGCATCAACGTCATCATGTTTTATGCACCTGTCCTCTTTAAAACTTTAGGCTTTGGAAATGATACTTCCCTTATGTCTTCAGTTATCACTGGAGGCGTTAATGTGGTTGCAActtttgtttccattttctCTGTGGACAAGTTTGGAAGAAGGATATTGTTCCTCGAAGGTGGGATTCAAATGCTTATTTGTCAG CTTGCTGTGGGAATCATGATTGCTCTAAAGTTTGGAGTGAGTGGTGAAGGCTATTTTACCAATGGAGAAGCGAGTCTTCTCTTGTTCTTTATATGTGCGTACGTTGCAGCATATGCATGGTCTTGGGGTCCACTAGGTTGGTTGGTTCCTAGTGAAATATGCTCTCTTGAGGTTCGTTCTGCAGGCCAAGGCACCAACGTTGCTGTAAACATGTTATTTACCTTTGTCATTGCCCAAGTTTTCCTAACCATGCTTTGTCACTTGAAGTTTggtcttttcttcttctttgctggATTTGTGCTTATCATGACAATTTTTGTTGCCCTTCTCCTTCCTGAGACAAGGAATATTCAAATTGAAGAAATGAATCAAGTTTGGAAATCACATTGGTTTTGGGGGAAATTTATTCCGGATGATGTAGCCACTGATGGCCATCCTCGTATGACCACAGTTTGA